The segment TGGTAAAATAGTTGCTTTACTTatccatcttcacaagtcaagagttacgaatcaataaccctcgacttgtgaagatgttccttatcataatgtatacattgtgtctGCTCAATTGAAAAACCCATTGTGAGAAATGGTGTTCTTGATTTTCACCAACCCCAACCTGAAAATGCTGTCAATATTTCTTTTACAATATCTAATGGGAATAATATTAAACATTCCAGGTCATTTTGTGACACCAATACTCGTGCTTTATTCACAGACACGATTATTTTGACAACGCAAGTGGTAAATACACCAATGGTTTTAGTGGAGAACGGTCGTTACGTACTGAATAACAACAcgcccccccacccccccacccccaaatttcgctgtgattttgTAATTTGCCGTATGTCCATATCTTGTGAGAAATTCTTAATACAATGACACCGAGGAGTCATCTGCCGCAACACGTCATAAAAAAATACATACAATCTGAAGCTTGCTTGAACACCATTACATCTTCAATTCAAATCTTAAAAGAGAAAAATGTACAGTATCTACCTGACACTACTAAAAATCAAAATCTAAGGCGGAACACTTTAACTAATTCAACAACAAGTGTAAAAATTCAATGATTCACATCAAACCAAAATAATGGTATTGTACCGCTACCCAGGATTAAGTttatagaagccagtgatatCGAGTTTATATGCATGCATCTTTTTAAGAATTTTGAAtctcaatacaaaatagatgatCCATGTAATAAGTATCAATTGTTACACCTCATCACAAATCTTGACTTATTCAGAAATAAAATCCCCTCTGTATTTTCTATTCCAGTTTACATATTCATACTCTCAGGTTTAAAATCGTCCATGTAAAATCTATCCCAACtgacaatacaaaattataaaTCCTCTCTGGctgaaaattataattattcagGTACTAAAATCATGGATGTGAAAATATTTGGCACAATGTTCTTAATCTATTCTGATTACCATATGACATTAAAGGTTTAAGGACACTATCTATTGCTTAGACAATACCCATTAAAAACCACAATTTCAAAACACTATTTTCTCTATACATGTGTTTTACTCTCCTTTCTCTGACAATGATCTACCGTACAGTTAGACACATCTGTTTATAAGCAGGGTATCAAGATGTAGTGACtatatttcattataaactCTCTTAGATTAGCACATTTTACAGAGGTTGTCAATGGAAAAGATACGCCACGAGTGTAACATTATATAATTCCAACTAGTTTCATTCTTGGTCTAATAGTCTTCATATTAGATAACATGCTTACGTATCTCTTAAACAAAAATCTATTGGGCATTTTAATCCGATGAATATCATAAAGGGCAGATAACCTGTGTTGATGCAATAAAAGTTTGTTGATCATGTAAGATAATTCTGCCCCATGTTGTAAACAATACAGCTCGATACCAACAAGATTTCCAatacaattttgttttccttcagcaattgaaatatttcaattcataGCTATGcaagtaaatgtaaaattattaaCATTTCATCATCAAGGGGTTTTGACAGTGGAAAAAAATTTCATTCTTAACCAATGCCTTAATCATCAATACACAACCATTACACTATTCACACCTCCTGATTTTTATGCATATAAAATCATTACACCATTAAAAAATGTGAAAGTGATACTTAAAAATGAACATCACatgatcaaaatgaaattgatgcatcaatataaaaagaagaaaatgagGGAAACTAACATGAACATATCTTTAGAAGTACTGACCCTACATACTGTGAGCAGTGGAAAGTCTTCTCTTCTGCAGACTTTATAGTTAGGCTGTTTAGACTCTATAATTACAGCGTGACTGAAGAGTACTATTAAATAGTTTTTTTCCCCACTCCATACTTTCAGATTAAGTGCTTTTCTTTAAAAGATAACCATAATGCAGAATAAAATCCTTTATAAAAGAACCTCCAATTACAACACCAGTTCACATGAGCACGACACTTCCACACTATTGCATCTCAACTTTTGATTTAGATCTAAGTGTCTTCTTTGCCAGTGTCTCCCTTTAAGAGCTCAAACAGAAGACCGCATGACTGCAGACTGGGCGGCACAATAGAGTTCAGGGCCTCCTTGGTCAGCATGCTGATTTTGGCCAGTTCTGTCAGCCTCATCAGTAACTGACCGTATTTACTGGGCATCTGTGGGTAGTGGCTTTCAGTGTACTGCCGTAAGGCTTCTATAATGACATCCTGGTGTTCCACAACTCTACTCGGGTCTTTCATTCCCTTTATGTCTGTGAAAAAATCAGGACAGCAAATTGTAAAACAATGAGCAGTTAATGTTACAATTTCTTATGGAGAGTACAGGTATGTCttgaaatatcaataaaaatggaattttAGGAAGACAGATTGTACCAAGAACAGTAACTCTGAACACAACCTAGTAAGCAAGTGTGAAAGTACCTGGtgatattaaaataataacttTTAGTGCAACGAATTCATGTTGGTCCACTTGAAGTCGGCCGAGATGTTCTGAAATGGACAACATCCTACTGATGATGTCATCTACACCATGACCAATGCTAACAGCCTTCTCCAGATCAATGCTTTTCCCAAACGGAAGCTGAATTTCTGAAGGGCTATTCATGGACTTGAAGCAACAATTCAGTGTCAGAATTTCACACCAAGAGTTCTGCAACAGCAAGATTTGGTCATCTGTCTGCAAATAAATAAGGAAAGTTATGTTAAAACAACTGCCCAGGTTACAATGACAATAACTGTGTAAACTACaaagattgattttttttttctcttttgcCACACTGAAATATCACTTAAAATAGTATCAAAAAAAATTTCCTGCTCGTTTATAGTCAACCTGTCCAAGTTATAGAACAATATTACACAGatgtacatttgatatttgataattcAATTTCTCTACATGAACATACACTTACTGCAATAGAACTAAACTGTGGTAAATTGCGAGCCCAGCGAACAAGCTTGTAAAGTTTTAATTCTGCCAACTGCAGCATAGACATAATCACATTCGGATCCGTGTCTGAGATTTTCTCCATAGGAAAGTCTGTTTCTGCTTCATCGTCACACAATAGAGACTCCATTCCCATAATGTCAGACAAGATCTGGGGCACAACTGGTTTTACCATGCCATGGAGGAGGGCTTTTCCTGATTTATTCAAAATGGCCATTAACTGGCTTCCTGAGACATCTTCCCCAGTCGGCAAAGTCACATTAATGTCCTCCAACGAAACGTTTCTCGCAGACTGTGGCCTCTTGGTTTTCGGTTTTTTGATGGGGACTGGTATTTTGGGTCGATTTCTAGGAGAGCAGCCATCGTAACTACTACGTCCTCCTCTTGTACGATCAAGTCGAACCGCTGAAAAATAGAAGGTCAAATTGCTGTGACTAATTTTTGTCACCAATCAAATAAAACCTAACAAATTGTCAAACTAAAtgaagaggcccatgggccacatcacacACCTGAGGATCTTGCTCAATCTAACAAAATTCAATGGATTATATGTATGCGAAATACTCTCACATactagtgttgaaaaatcggaaaaatttcataatcaataATCGGTCATAATTGGAAGAACTATTTCGATCAATGATCaatataatcggtatttacatgtagttaataattATGGTTATTATTTTTGgagttatttctatttagttttatggatatgtgcagtaTACACACTaactggtgtcactgaattcccaatTTTCAATGTGTAGCCCACTCCGACTCTCCCCCGAATCGAAGAGCCAAAAACGATCGACAATCAAttgtcggcgacaatcgtttcatcactatcACATACCAAATACATAAGGTTCATTCAATAAGAatttatgaattaaaatttattaTGATATGTACCGTCATGTTAACATGGTTAAAGCACATAATTTTGCCTTAAAAAAGGTGGGGGACACATGATTGCAAAAACTTTGTGCCCAGTGGGTTTTtagtaaaaagaaaacaataccaCATACTTACAACACACCCACATCATTACACAGAAAGCTTTGTTAATCAATTGAAGGTAATTATTCTCATTTTTATCTTATGAATATTTATCCCCATTGTGGCCCTACTGGTCATGGTTATAAATTACAATTCTAAATATTACTATACACTGTATAGATTTAGTGATTTAGGGACTGgcggttcttcagaagattttgtGAGACACCCACTCTATTGTTAACTAAGCTTACATACTAAATTAGGCAAAGATTTCACTCTCATGGGCTGGTCAGGGTAGCTCAGTAGAGCGTTCACTTCGCAACTGGGAGGTCACGAGTTCGAGCcctgctcgtgccatggctgtgtcaaacctaagatgttaaaataggtagtgattgctccttcgccaaatacttggcatttagaagtgagaatcacaggtcttttggatatgaccttaaaaacggagctcccgtgtcacggcagacattggcacgttaaagaaccctcactgctacaggcctgagcactaagcatctaggtctaaatttgtggtacttcaccaatagctggtgacatctcaataccagtgaaaaattcttgacgtGACTTAAACCATAAAATTCTGCCAATCAATCCACTCTCCTGATCCACCCCTCAAACCCGCCTCCAAGAACAAAAGTCCACAATAAGTCAGATTTTCAATCTTCAGAGTAACATTCTACTTTCTCTAAATCttattcaattatatttttcatgattGCATCAATGATTCAAGCATTTTGATAATGGTGATTAAGTTATCATTGCCAGATAAAACCACATTCATTGACATATTTAATCTGTATCACAGCGAAGCTGAAACATCAAAAAATGCAGAAGCCTGGTACATTTACTCTGAGAACAAAAGAGGGTTAGTCGGAGAgataaattttgtataaaaataacGATCCCAAAATTCAAAGCAATCTGGCAGAAAAGTGAgtttttcttttcctttcaAATCTCAAGGCCCACAGTACTCctaaattatttctattttgttcTGGTGATTCCAGCAAGTCTTGTACAGCCTTTTTTATTGGAGAGATATAATGCAAGGGATTTATGATGTCCATGGGAATATTGAAGCTTTTCCTAGCAGCCTTCCTTCCTCAATTGTATTAACTATGCAATTCTTGTCAAATACGTGAAGTGAGAATTACCTTGGGTCTTCATGCCCATGAGAACACATTTGGCAAATCGACAGCAGGGACATTTCTTGCGGTTTCCTCGACTGATTTCACAATCCCCGTTTCGATGACAAGtgaatgttttattgttttgaaCAGTTCTTTTGAAGAATCCTTTACAACTTTCACAAGTGAAAATTCCATAATGATAACCTGTAAAGAGATCGTTatacagaatttataatttatgaatttacagaaattgtatttaataatgacattatcatgattatatgaaaaataatgacATCCACATACTGAATACACATATAAACTGTACCAACACAATAAATCTACACGTCAATTGCTAAACAGGAAACTTTTCATAAACAAtcaaatttattgaaaaactACATATCTGATCAACAATGAGAACAATCAAAATTGCTAATCAAATTATAACCCTTATTTAATGACCACATATTTTTTGTATactgatataaacaaatatctTGTTCATTAACTGAAGGTAAAGGAATCAACTTGTTGTGGTACACACATTCAGGGTTTTATCTATCTTTTagatgttactacccatttcatattgaaggggaatttttgagaatcaGAGATGAGCTC is part of the Ostrea edulis chromosome 2, xbOstEdul1.1, whole genome shotgun sequence genome and harbors:
- the LOC125681576 gene encoding nuclear hormone receptor FTZ-F1 beta-like, giving the protein MNSLTDVSISPALLQAISQTLTSKEGGNQSSQRNTNMHPRIKIKQEIIESRNSSLSEENKTDSAESETNAGIVNILQGMQRSSNTTEEISQSSQYLSPEDIKHMLKWKINQQNVQKPDGQSEDNLVGNYGNGEQETMVNVLTSLAIQQAKSLSMVSKGSNSADLRLAENVTISPSQEEVVAGHGTLMIESAGQTFYVRTSTQSSLPESVPSNTSEPQLQFSTSVSSSGDMSSQESMQSEMDVSCIPETAMSQSDENSMSNDGFQPCPVCGDSVSGYHYGIFTCESCKGFFKRTVQNNKTFTCHRNGDCEISRGNRKKCPCCRFAKCVLMGMKTQAVRLDRTRGGRSSYDGCSPRNRPKIPVPIKKPKTKRPQSARNVSLEDINVTLPTGEDVSGSQLMAILNKSGKALLHGMVKPVVPQILSDIMGMESLLCDDEAETDFPMEKISDTDPNVIMSMLQLAELKLYKLVRWARNLPQFSSIATDDQILLLQNSWCEILTLNCCFKSMNSPSEIQLPFGKSIDLEKAVSIGHGVDDIISRMLSISEHLGRLQVDQHEFVALKVIILISPDIKGMKDPSRVVEHQDVIIEALRQYTESHYPQMPSKYGQLLMRLTELAKISMLTKEALNSIVPPSLQSCGLLFELLKGDTGKEDT